The following are encoded together in the Rhodobacter sp. genome:
- a CDS encoding methyltransferase, with amino-acid sequence MTDDTTLDVFLGGRLRIRQPRTGYRAATDPILLAAAVGARAGDSILELGCGVGVALLALATRVPDLRLCAVERQAAYADLARLNARENGIVAEIETADLMALPSGLRVGFDHVLANPPYYRAGSPAAQDAGRDAALREETPLSDWVGQGLKRVKPGGYLTLIHLAERLPALLAALDGPAGAIAVRPLAPRAERQAGRVLIQARKGAKGPFRLLPPLVLHLGAAHRADGDDFSPAAQALLRDARGLDWG; translated from the coding sequence ATGACTGACGACACCACGCTCGACGTCTTTCTGGGCGGCCGGTTGCGCATTCGTCAGCCGCGCACGGGCTACCGCGCGGCGACCGATCCGATTCTGCTGGCCGCCGCGGTCGGCGCGCGGGCGGGGGATTCGATCCTGGAACTGGGTTGCGGCGTGGGCGTGGCGCTGCTGGCGCTGGCCACGCGCGTTCCGGACCTGCGGCTTTGCGCGGTCGAACGGCAGGCAGCCTATGCCGATCTCGCCCGGTTGAACGCGCGCGAGAACGGGATTGTTGCCGAAATCGAAACAGCCGATCTGATGGCCTTGCCCAGTGGGCTGCGCGTGGGGTTCGACCATGTGCTGGCGAACCCGCCCTATTACCGCGCCGGCTCGCCGGCGGCGCAGGACGCCGGCCGCGACGCCGCCCTGCGCGAGGAGACGCCCCTGTCCGACTGGGTGGGGCAGGGGCTGAAACGCGTCAAACCCGGCGGATATCTGACCCTCATTCACCTGGCCGAGCGACTGCCCGCGTTGCTGGCGGCCCTCGACGGTCCGGCGGGCGCCATCGCGGTGCGCCCGCTGGCGCCACGCGCGGAACGGCAGGCGGGGCGCGTTCTGATCCAGGCCCGCAAGGGGGCGAAGGGTCCCTTCCGCCTGTTGCCGCCCCTGGTGCTGCACCTGGGCGCCGCGCATCGCGCCGACGGCGACGATTTCTCGCCCGCCGCGCAGGCCCTGTTGCGGGACGCCCGGGGGCTGGACTGGGGCTGA
- a CDS encoding DUF465 domain-containing protein, whose product MSLTSHLQELRRRHQALAEKVEAAQRAPGADDLAIAELKKQKLRLKEEITRLAAE is encoded by the coding sequence ATGTCCTTGACTTCGCATCTTCAGGAACTGCGCCGCCGCCATCAGGCCCTCGCCGAAAAGGTCGAGGCTGCGCAACGGGCGCCCGGCGCGGATGATCTGGCGATCGCCGAATTGAAGAAGCAGAAGTTGCGTCTGAAGGAGGAGATCACGCGCCTCGCGGCTGAGTGA
- a CDS encoding EAL domain-containing protein produces MPEDGLESPLSVADRMRQNETIDMVRRALDERRALLAYQPVVQARMTNRAAFYEAFIRILDDRGRVIPARDFMGAVETSELGRRIDCLALEMGLAALAREPSIRLSVNMSARSIGYPSWLAALERGLRSDPTIAERLILEITESSAMVMPDLVTVFMADMQARGICFALDDFGAGYTAFRYLKDFYFDIIKIDGQFIRGVAGDPDNQVLAQALVSIARHFDMFTVAESVETAEDARYLIDIGFDCLQGYFYGIPSTEAPWLTSKLAKLA; encoded by the coding sequence ATGCCCGAGGACGGGCTCGAAAGCCCCCTGTCCGTCGCGGACAGGATGCGACAGAACGAAACCATCGACATGGTGCGCCGTGCCCTGGACGAACGGCGCGCCCTGCTGGCCTATCAGCCGGTGGTGCAGGCGCGCATGACCAACCGCGCCGCGTTCTACGAGGCGTTCATCCGCATCCTCGACGACCGCGGGCGGGTGATCCCCGCGCGCGATTTCATGGGCGCGGTGGAAACCAGCGAACTGGGCCGGCGCATCGATTGCCTGGCGCTCGAGATGGGGCTGGCCGCGCTGGCGCGCGAACCCTCGATCCGGCTCAGTGTGAACATGTCCGCGCGCTCGATCGGCTACCCGTCCTGGCTGGCGGCGCTGGAACGCGGGCTCAGGTCGGACCCGACGATCGCCGAGCGGCTGATTCTGGAAATCACCGAGAGTTCGGCTATGGTCATGCCCGATCTGGTAACGGTTTTCATGGCCGACATGCAGGCGCGCGGCATCTGCTTTGCGCTGGACGATTTCGGCGCGGGCTATACGGCGTTCCGGTATCTCAAGGATTTCTATTTCGACATCATCAAGATCGACGGCCAGTTCATCCGCGGCGTGGCAGGCGACCCGGACAACCAGGTGCTGGCCCAGGCGCTGGTCTCCATCGCGCGCCATTTCGACATGTTCACCGTCGCCGAATCGGTCGAAACCGCCGAGGACGCGCGCTACCTGATCGACATCGGATTCGACTGCCTTCAGGGGTATTTCTATGGCATCCCCTCGACCGAGGCCCCCTGGCTCACCTCGAAGCTGGCGAAACTGGCCTGA
- the argH gene encoding argininosuccinate lyase, protein MSDGANSMWGGRFAGGVDAIMEAINASIGFDRRLFAQDIAGSRAHAAMLAAQGIVTPADQQAIDAGLAQVKAEIEAGSFPFRTALEDIHMNVESRLKEIIGEPAGRLHTARSRNDQVAVDFRLWVRDQADAAIDGIDALMRAFLAQAEAGADWVMPGFTHLQTAQPVTWGHHMLAYVEMLARDKSRFHDARRRMNECPLGAAALAGTSFPIDRFATAAALGFDRPTANSLDSVSDRDFALEFLSAASICAMHLSRFAEELVIWSSAQFRFVRLSDAFTTGSSIMPQKKNPDAAELLRAKLGRILGATVALFTVMKGLALTYSKDMQEDKEQVFDAADSLMLGLAAMTGMVKDMTANRAALTAAAASGFSTATDLADWLVRALNLPFRDAHHVTGTLVALAEGKGCDLPDLSLDAMQSVHPGITAEVYSVLGVDNSVRSRVSYGGTAPDQVRAQIARWKEVLG, encoded by the coding sequence ATGAGCGACGGCGCGAACAGCATGTGGGGCGGGCGGTTTGCCGGCGGGGTCGATGCCATCATGGAGGCGATCAATGCCTCGATCGGGTTCGACCGGCGTCTCTTTGCCCAGGACATCGCCGGATCGCGCGCCCACGCCGCCATGCTGGCCGCCCAGGGCATCGTGACCCCGGCCGACCAGCAGGCCATCGACGCGGGCCTGGCGCAGGTCAAGGCCGAGATCGAGGCCGGCAGCTTCCCGTTCCGCACGGCGCTGGAAGACATTCACATGAACGTCGAGTCCCGTCTGAAGGAGATCATCGGCGAACCGGCGGGGCGGCTGCACACCGCGCGCTCGCGCAACGACCAGGTGGCGGTCGATTTCCGCCTTTGGGTGCGCGACCAGGCCGACGCCGCGATCGACGGAATCGACGCGCTGATGCGCGCCTTTCTGGCCCAGGCCGAGGCCGGCGCCGACTGGGTGATGCCGGGCTTTACCCATCTTCAGACCGCGCAACCCGTGACCTGGGGCCACCACATGCTGGCCTATGTCGAGATGCTGGCCCGCGACAAGAGCCGCTTTCACGATGCCCGCCGCCGGATGAACGAATGCCCGCTGGGGGCCGCGGCGCTGGCCGGGACCTCGTTCCCGATCGACCGCTTCGCCACGGCCGCGGCGCTGGGTTTCGACCGACCGACGGCAAACAGCCTGGACAGCGTGTCGGACCGCGATTTCGCGCTGGAATTCCTGTCGGCCGCGTCGATTTGCGCGATGCATCTGAGCCGCTTCGCCGAAGAGCTGGTGATCTGGTCGTCGGCGCAGTTCCGCTTTGTGCGGCTGTCGGATGCCTTTACCACCGGCTCGTCGATCATGCCGCAAAAGAAGAACCCCGACGCGGCCGAGCTGCTGCGCGCGAAGCTGGGGCGCATCCTGGGCGCGACGGTGGCGCTGTTCACGGTGATGAAGGGGCTGGCGCTGACCTATTCCAAGGACATGCAGGAAGACAAGGAGCAGGTCTTCGATGCCGCCGACAGCCTGATGCTGGGGCTGGCCGCGATGACCGGCATGGTCAAGGACATGACGGCCAACCGCGCCGCACTGACCGCCGCCGCCGCCAGCGGTTTCTCGACCGCGACGGACCTGGCCGACTGGCTGGTGCGCGCGCTGAACCTGCCGTTCCGCGATGCGCATCACGTCACCGGCACGCTGGTCGCGCTGGCCGAGGGCAAGGGCTGTGATCTGCCGGACCTGAGCCTGGACGCGATGCAATCGGTCCACCCCGGCATCACCGCCGAGGTCTATTCCGTTCTGGGGGTGGACAACTCGGTGCGCTCTCGTGTCTCGTATGGCGGGACGGCGCCCGATCAGGTGCGGGCGCAGATCGCACGATGGAAGGAGGTCCTGGGATGA
- a CDS encoding DUF2007 domain-containing protein, which yields MKELLRTSNPTIIPFATALLGAEGIEAFAVDVHMSALAIVPQRLMVRERDLFLARAILRDNNVPLDD from the coding sequence ATGAAAGAACTCTTGCGCACCTCGAACCCCACGATCATCCCCTTCGCGACGGCCCTTCTCGGCGCCGAAGGTATAGAGGCGTTTGCAGTGGACGTCCATATGAGCGCGCTGGCCATCGTGCCGCAGCGCCTGATGGTGCGCGAGCGCGATCTGTTCCTGGCCCGGGCCATCCTGCGCGACAACAACGTGCCCCTGGATGACTGA
- the phbB gene encoding acetoacetyl-CoA reductase, with the protein MGRVALVTGGSRGIGAAISQALKAAGYTVAANYAGNDEAASAFTAETGIKTYKWNVADYEASKAGIAAVEADLGPIDVVVANAGITRDAPFHKMTPDQWKQVIDTNLTGVFNTVHPVWPGMRERKFGRVVVISSINGQKGQFGQVNYAATKAGDLGIVKSLAQEGARFGITANAICPGYIATEMVMAVPEKVRESIIAQIPTGRLGEPAEIARCVAFLVSDDAGFVNGSTISANGGQFFV; encoded by the coding sequence ATGGGACGGGTTGCACTGGTTACCGGCGGGTCGCGCGGCATTGGCGCGGCGATTTCACAGGCGTTGAAGGCCGCCGGCTACACGGTCGCGGCGAACTACGCCGGCAATGACGAGGCCGCCTCGGCCTTCACCGCCGAAACCGGCATCAAGACCTACAAGTGGAATGTCGCGGATTACGAGGCATCGAAGGCCGGCATCGCCGCGGTCGAAGCCGATCTGGGCCCCATTGACGTGGTCGTGGCCAACGCCGGCATCACCCGCGACGCCCCCTTCCACAAGATGACACCCGATCAGTGGAAGCAGGTGATCGACACCAACCTGACCGGCGTGTTCAACACCGTGCACCCCGTCTGGCCCGGCATGCGCGAGCGCAAGTTCGGCCGCGTCGTGGTCATCAGTTCGATCAACGGACAGAAGGGCCAGTTCGGGCAGGTGAACTATGCCGCGACCAAGGCCGGCGACCTGGGCATCGTCAAGTCGCTGGCGCAGGAAGGCGCGCGCTTCGGCATCACCGCCAACGCGATCTGCCCCGGCTATATCGCGACGGAGATGGTCATGGCCGTGCCCGAGAAAGTGCGCGAATCGATCATCGCCCAGATCCCCACCGGCCGCCTGGGCGAGCCCGCGGAAATCGCGCGCTGCGTGGCGTTCCTGGTGTCCGACGACGCGGGCTTTGTCAACGGTTCGACCATCAGTGCGAACGGCGGACAGTTCTTCGTCTGA
- a CDS encoding 4-(cytidine 5'-diphospho)-2-C-methyl-D-erythritol kinase — translation MRATAPAKINLTLHVTGQRADGYHLLDSLVIFTEFGDEVALHAGTGLSLAVTGPQAAGLLGEGDNLILRAARLIGARDAALSLEKHLPVASGMGGGSSDAATALRLVARAQGLTLPGTAALMRLGADLPVCLAAPRPTRMRGLGEHLEPVLGVPPLWLLLVNPGVGLSTPAVFKALTKKHNPPMPAALPRWRDAADLAVWLSGMRNDLEAPARALLPPVAALLDELGTQPGCLLARMTGSGATCVGIFADERTCRAAERRLSVPGRFVQATRSLA, via the coding sequence ATGCGGGCCACCGCACCGGCAAAGATCAACCTGACATTGCACGTCACCGGCCAACGTGCGGATGGCTATCACCTGCTGGATTCGCTGGTGATCTTCACCGAATTCGGCGACGAGGTCGCGCTGCACGCCGGCACGGGTCTGTCGTTGGCGGTGACGGGGCCGCAGGCGGCCGGCCTGCTGGGCGAGGGGGACAACCTGATCCTGCGCGCGGCCCGCCTGATCGGCGCCCGCGACGCGGCGCTGTCCTTGGAAAAACACTTGCCCGTGGCCTCGGGGATGGGGGGCGGGTCCTCGGATGCGGCGACCGCGCTGCGGCTCGTGGCGCGCGCGCAGGGGCTGACGCTGCCGGGGACCGCGGCGCTGATGCGCCTGGGGGCCGACCTGCCGGTCTGTCTGGCCGCGCCTCGGCCGACGCGGATGCGCGGCCTGGGCGAGCACCTCGAGCCGGTCCTGGGGGTGCCGCCGCTGTGGCTGCTGTTGGTCAACCCCGGCGTCGGCCTGTCCACGCCCGCGGTTTTCAAGGCTCTGACGAAAAAGCACAATCCCCCGATGCCCGCAGCCCTGCCGCGATGGCGCGACGCCGCCGACCTGGCCGTCTGGCTGAGCGGGATGCGCAACGACCTCGAGGCTCCGGCGCGCGCACTTCTGCCGCCGGTGGCGGCGCTGCTGGACGAACTCGGCACGCAGCCCGGGTGCCTTTTGGCGCGGATGACCGGATCGGGGGCGACCTGCGTCGGGATCTTTGCGGACGAGCGCACCTGCCGCGCGGCGGAACGCCGCCTGAGCGTGCCGGGGCGCTTCGTTCAGGCCACGCGCAGCCTGGCCTGA
- a CDS encoding acetyl-CoA C-acetyltransferase, which yields MTNVVIVSAARTAVGSFNGSFANTPAHELGAAVIEAVVARAGIDKAEVSETILGQVLTGGQGQNPARQAAIRAGLPVEASAWGINQVCGSGLRAVALGAQHVQLGDAAIVVAGGQENMSLSPHVAHLRAGYKMGDVKFIDSMIKDGLWDAFNGYHMGQTAENVAQQWQISREMQDVFAVASQNKAEAAQKAGRFAEEITPFVLKTRKGDITVDSDEYVRHGATIDAMQKLKPAFTKDGSVTAANASGINDGAAAVLLMSEAEAQRRGLPILARIASYATAGLDPSIMGVGPIHASRKALTKAGWAATDLDLVEANEAFAAQACAVNQEMGWDPARVNVNGGAIAIGHPIGASGARILNTLLFEMKRRNAKKGLATLCIGGGMGVAMCLER from the coding sequence ATGACCAATGTCGTGATCGTTTCCGCCGCACGCACCGCCGTGGGCTCGTTCAATGGCAGCTTTGCCAACACCCCGGCCCACGAGCTGGGCGCCGCGGTGATCGAGGCGGTGGTTGCGCGCGCCGGGATCGACAAGGCCGAGGTGTCGGAAACCATCCTCGGGCAGGTGCTGACCGGCGGTCAGGGCCAGAACCCCGCCCGCCAGGCCGCGATCCGCGCCGGCCTGCCGGTCGAGGCCTCGGCCTGGGGCATCAACCAGGTCTGCGGCTCGGGCCTGCGCGCGGTCGCGCTGGGGGCGCAGCACGTGCAACTGGGTGACGCGGCCATCGTCGTCGCCGGCGGGCAGGAAAACATGTCGCTGTCGCCCCACGTCGCGCATCTGCGCGCGGGCTACAAGATGGGCGACGTCAAGTTCATCGATTCGATGATCAAGGACGGGCTTTGGGACGCGTTCAACGGCTATCACATGGGCCAGACCGCCGAGAACGTCGCCCAGCAGTGGCAGATCAGCCGCGAGATGCAGGACGTGTTCGCCGTCGCCAGCCAGAACAAGGCCGAGGCCGCCCAGAAAGCCGGCCGGTTCGCAGAGGAGATCACGCCCTTCGTGCTGAAGACCCGCAAGGGCGACATCACCGTCGATTCCGACGAATACGTCCGTCATGGCGCCACAATCGACGCGATGCAGAAGCTCAAGCCCGCCTTCACCAAGGACGGCTCGGTGACGGCGGCCAATGCCTCGGGCATCAACGACGGCGCGGCCGCGGTCCTGCTCATGAGCGAGGCCGAAGCCCAGCGTCGCGGCCTGCCGATCCTGGCCCGCATCGCCTCGTATGCGACGGCGGGTCTGGACCCGTCGATCATGGGTGTCGGCCCGATTCATGCCTCGCGCAAGGCACTGACCAAGGCCGGCTGGGCCGCGACCGATCTGGACCTGGTCGAGGCGAACGAAGCCTTCGCCGCGCAGGCCTGCGCCGTGAACCAGGAGATGGGCTGGGATCCCGCCCGGGTGAACGTCAACGGCGGCGCCATCGCCATCGGCCACCCGATCGGTGCCTCGGGCGCGCGCATCCTCAACACGCTGCTGTTCGAGATGAAGCGCCGCAACGCGAAAAAGGGCCTGGCGACCCTGTGCATCGGCGGCGGCATGGGCGTCGCCATGTGCCTGGAACGCTGA
- a CDS encoding DMT family transporter, with the protein MTRGKATGIGFSAVALWSLLAVFTVASAPVPPFLLSAMTFAIGGAVGLVWLRATGGTAVLRRVPIKAYAFGTAGLFGYHFLYFTALRLAPPAEAGLICYLWPLLIVLFSGLLPGEVLTRGHIAGALLAFAGAALIVAGGIGGVSGAAGGYAVAFVAALTWAGYSLGSRRLAGVPTAAVAVTCLATAGLSLLAHLVLEQTVWPQGIRGWMAVLALGLGPVGLAFYTWDVGVKRGDIQLLGTASYAAPLLSTLVLVLSGLATASLSLALAAGLIAGGALIAARAGRRITQPRGA; encoded by the coding sequence ATGACGCGCGGCAAGGCCACAGGCATCGGGTTTTCGGCGGTGGCGCTCTGGTCCCTGCTGGCGGTCTTCACCGTAGCCAGTGCGCCGGTGCCCCCGTTTCTGCTGTCGGCGATGACCTTTGCCATCGGCGGCGCGGTGGGGCTGGTGTGGCTGCGCGCAACGGGCGGCACGGCGGTTCTGCGCAGGGTCCCGATCAAGGCCTATGCCTTTGGCACCGCTGGGCTTTTCGGCTACCATTTTCTCTATTTCACGGCCCTCCGATTGGCCCCCCCGGCCGAGGCCGGCCTGATCTGCTACCTCTGGCCGCTGCTGATTGTGCTGTTCTCGGGGCTGTTGCCCGGCGAGGTGCTGACGCGCGGCCATATCGCCGGCGCGCTGCTGGCCTTTGCGGGCGCCGCGCTGATCGTCGCGGGCGGGATTGGCGGGGTCTCGGGCGCGGCGGGGGGCTATGCGGTGGCCTTTGTCGCGGCGCTGACCTGGGCGGGGTATTCGCTGGGCTCGCGTCGGCTGGCAGGCGTGCCCACGGCCGCGGTCGCGGTGACCTGCCTGGCGACGGCCGGCCTGTCGCTGCTGGCGCATCTGGTGCTGGAACAGACGGTCTGGCCGCAGGGAATCCGCGGCTGGATGGCGGTGCTGGCCCTGGGCCTGGGCCCGGTCGGCCTGGCGTTCTATACGTGGGATGTCGGCGTCAAGCGCGGCGACATACAACTGCTTGGCACGGCCTCATACGCGGCGCCGCTCTTGTCCACCCTGGTGCTGGTTCTCAGCGGGCTGGCCACGGCCAGCCTGTCGCTGGCCCTGGCCGCAGGTCTCATAGCCGGCGGCGCACTGATTGCGGCGCGCGCCGGGCGCAGGATCACTCAGCCGCGAGGCGCGTGA
- a CDS encoding polyprenyl synthetase family protein, which yields MDVHCKRLYTFGAEKGRREGDDRGVRGAQEFFHPVTKRQAPALVKAGKRPRMSTTQINPLEALSQALSLDMAAVNTLIRQRMASENAPRIPEVTAHLIEAGGKRIRPMMTLAAARLCGYDGDAHVKLAATVEFIHTATLLHDDVVDESAQRRGRPTANLLWDNKSSVLVGDYLFARAFQLMVEPGNLRALTILSNAAAVIAEGEVLQLTAAQNTATTEATYFKVIRGKTAALFSAATQVGPVIAGSDEAQVQALYDYGDALGICFQIVDDFLDYGGAGDGLGKNLGDDFREGKLTLPVIRAIAAADADERAFWDRTIGKGQQAEGDLDHAMTLLARHGTLESTRRTALDWADRARSALAPLPAHPLKDMLADLADFVVKRVS from the coding sequence ATGGACGTCCACTGCAAACGCCTCTATACCTTCGGCGCCGAGAAGGGCCGTCGCGAAGGGGATGATCGTGGGGTTCGAGGTGCGCAAGAGTTCTTTCATCCCGTCACTAAACGGCAAGCGCCCGCGCTTGTCAAAGCGGGGAAGCGGCCGAGGATGAGCACCACCCAGATCAACCCGCTCGAGGCCCTGTCGCAGGCCTTGTCGCTGGACATGGCAGCGGTCAACACCTTGATCCGGCAGCGAATGGCGTCCGAGAATGCGCCGCGCATCCCCGAGGTCACCGCGCATCTGATCGAGGCCGGCGGCAAGCGCATCCGGCCGATGATGACGCTGGCGGCGGCGCGTCTCTGCGGCTACGATGGCGACGCGCATGTCAAGCTGGCGGCGACGGTCGAATTCATCCACACGGCGACGCTGCTGCATGACGACGTGGTGGACGAAAGCGCCCAGCGCCGGGGCCGTCCGACGGCGAACCTGCTTTGGGACAACAAGTCGAGCGTGCTGGTCGGGGACTATCTCTTTGCCCGGGCGTTCCAGTTGATGGTCGAACCGGGAAACCTGCGCGCGCTGACGATCCTGTCGAACGCTGCCGCCGTGATCGCCGAGGGCGAGGTGCTGCAACTGACCGCGGCGCAGAACACCGCCACCACGGAGGCGACCTATTTCAAGGTGATTCGCGGCAAGACCGCCGCGCTGTTTTCCGCCGCGACGCAGGTCGGCCCGGTCATCGCCGGCTCGGACGAGGCCCAGGTGCAGGCGCTCTATGACTATGGCGATGCGCTGGGGATCTGTTTCCAGATTGTGGACGATTTTCTGGATTACGGAGGCGCGGGCGACGGGCTGGGCAAAAACCTGGGCGACGATTTCCGCGAGGGCAAGCTGACCCTGCCGGTGATCCGCGCGATCGCCGCCGCCGATGCCGACGAACGCGCGTTCTGGGACCGGACCATCGGCAAGGGCCAGCAGGCCGAGGGCGATCTGGATCACGCGATGACGCTGCTGGCCCGCCATGGCACGCTGGAAAGCACGCGCCGGACGGCCCTCGACTGGGCGGATCGGGCAAGGTCCGCGCTGGCCCCGCTGCCGGCGCACCCGCTCAAGGACATGCTGGCCGATCTGGCCGATTTCGTGGTGAAGCGGGTTAGCTGA
- a CDS encoding tetratricopeptide repeat protein — MPPTLSSLRAALTAMSLLAVAVPGLAQAQGLAGAYLAAREAGVQNDFAASITYLERLHAADPQNAAALETLVVSAFSIGAVDTAARNAQDLRALAPGNRAAAMVLLAGAFHDQDYAAALGYVDATRPVVHPLIDGLAQAWAQLGAGRMSEAQESLDRVAGIDGMRSFALYCRALALALVGDVEGAVAVIEDPRDGVADSLNRRGYIAYAQLLGLTERYDDAVALIDRVFASGMDPAITRMRAAYADHHALPFDLISTPAQGMAEVFAVMASAMSATQNTHEALIYAQAAVWINPDLTDAQILIGQILEDLDQPEAAAAAYARIPQGSVFDMAARMGRAQVLEAQGQAGAALDELLQLAADNPDSFAAQTVLGDALRRDAQFPQAVAAYTRAIDILRANGLEPEWQTWFARAVAYSRTDDWAAAESDFRAALAVEPDQPTVLNYLGYSLIERGEKLVEALDMIRRAVAAEPDSGYIVDSLAWAQFRLGHYEDAVPNMERAVELQPTDAILNDHLGDVYWAVGRHREARFQWRRALSFAPADDLDEDRLRRKLEVGLDAVRAEAGEPPLHPDQ; from the coding sequence ATGCCCCCGACCCTGTCGTCCCTGCGCGCGGCGCTGACCGCGATGTCCCTTCTGGCGGTCGCGGTGCCGGGTCTCGCCCAGGCTCAGGGCCTTGCCGGGGCCTATCTGGCGGCGCGCGAGGCCGGGGTGCAGAACGATTTCGCCGCCTCGATCACCTATCTCGAACGGCTGCACGCCGCCGATCCGCAGAATGCCGCGGCGCTGGAAACCCTGGTCGTGTCGGCCTTTTCCATCGGTGCGGTCGATACCGCCGCGCGCAATGCACAGGACCTGCGCGCGCTGGCCCCGGGCAACCGCGCCGCCGCCATGGTGCTGCTGGCCGGCGCCTTTCACGACCAGGACTATGCCGCGGCGCTGGGCTATGTCGATGCGACCCGCCCGGTCGTGCACCCGCTGATCGACGGGCTGGCGCAGGCCTGGGCCCAACTGGGTGCCGGCCGCATGTCCGAGGCGCAAGAGTCGCTGGACCGGGTCGCCGGAATCGACGGAATGCGGTCCTTTGCGCTCTATTGCCGGGCGTTGGCGCTGGCGCTGGTCGGCGATGTCGAAGGCGCCGTCGCGGTGATCGAGGACCCGCGCGACGGCGTGGCCGACTCGTTGAACCGGCGCGGCTATATCGCCTATGCGCAACTCTTGGGACTGACCGAACGCTACGACGACGCGGTCGCGCTGATCGACCGGGTCTTTGCCTCGGGGATGGACCCGGCGATCACGCGGATGCGCGCGGCCTACGCCGACCACCACGCGCTGCCGTTCGACTTGATCTCGACCCCGGCGCAGGGCATGGCCGAGGTTTTCGCCGTCATGGCCAGCGCGATGAGCGCGACACAGAACACGCATGAGGCGCTTATCTATGCCCAGGCGGCAGTCTGGATCAACCCGGACCTGACCGACGCGCAGATTCTGATCGGCCAGATCCTCGAGGATCTGGACCAGCCCGAGGCCGCCGCCGCCGCCTATGCCCGCATTCCTCAGGGCAGCGTTTTCGACATGGCGGCGCGCATGGGGCGCGCGCAGGTCCTCGAGGCGCAGGGCCAGGCCGGCGCGGCGCTGGACGAATTGCTGCAACTGGCCGCCGACAACCCCGACAGCTTTGCCGCCCAGACCGTGCTGGGCGATGCGCTGCGCCGCGACGCGCAATTCCCGCAGGCGGTCGCCGCCTATACCCGGGCGATCGACATCCTGCGCGCGAACGGGTTGGAACCCGAGTGGCAGACCTGGTTCGCCCGCGCGGTCGCCTATTCGCGCACCGACGACTGGGCCGCCGCCGAGTCTGATTTCCGCGCCGCGCTGGCGGTCGAACCGGATCAGCCGACCGTGCTGAACTATCTGGGCTATTCGCTGATCGAACGCGGCGAAAAGCTGGTCGAGGCGCTGGACATGATCCGCCGCGCCGTCGCCGCCGAGCCCGACAGCGGCTACATCGTGGACAGTCTGGCCTGGGCGCAGTTTCGGCTGGGGCATTACGAGGATGCCGTGCCCAACATGGAGCGCGCGGTCGAACTGCAACCGACGGATGCGATCCTCAACGACCATCTGGGCGATGTGTATTGGGCCGTCGGCCGCCACCGCGAGGCGCGGTTCCAATGGCGCCGGGCGCTGTCCTTTGCGCCGGCCGACGATCTGGACGAGGACCGCCTGCGCCGCAAGCTTGAGGTCGGTCTGGACGCCGTGCGCGCCGAGGCCGGGGAGCCGCCGCTGCATCCGGATCAGTGA